One window of Pithys albifrons albifrons isolate INPA30051 chromosome 18, PitAlb_v1, whole genome shotgun sequence genomic DNA carries:
- the LOC139680491 gene encoding caltrin-like protein 2 has product MKSVAALLLVGMLILWAEVPTGSAWSCPRVHFTCALYNPPNQCFIDRHCPLFKKCCPTFCGRKCISKPRRIPVSHV; this is encoded by the exons ATGAAGTCAGTGGCCGCTCTCCTCCTGGTGGGGATGCTCATCCTCTGGGCAGAAGTGCCAACAG GCAGCGCCTGGTCCTGCCCACGCGTCCACTTCACCTGCGCACTGTACAACCCGCCGAATCAGTGCTTCATCGACCGGCATTGCCCCTTGTTCAAGAAGTGCTGCCCCACCTTTTGTGGAAGGAAATGCATCTCGAAGCCACGCCGCATCCCCGTCAGTCACG TGTga
- the KCNS1 gene encoding delayed-rectifier potassium channel regulatory subunit KCNS1 produces the protein MVNKTLNYWGPSFEEDVININVGGLRRRLSSSALSKFPDTRLGRLLSCDSEESILQLCDDYDVSAREFYFDRNPGFFLYVLHFYQTGKLHVMEELCVFSFCQEIEYWGINEFFLDSCCSYRYHERKLESRHHNWDEESEVSSVDTSPDEISDINHDLLRYSTLRCGNVRKRLWLTMENPGYSIPSKLFSFVSISVVLVSIATMCIHSMPEYQEVDENGNVLDEPILHKLEYFCISWFTFEVSSRLLLSPSPRKFFKHPLNLIDIVSVLPFYFTLLVDVTMGSDSELGNLGKVVQVFRLMRIFRVLKLARHSTGLRSLGATLKHSYREVGILLLYLAVGVSVFSGVAYTAEKEEDVGFDTIPACWWWGTVSMTTVGYGDVVPVTVAGKLAASGCILGGILVVALPITIIFNKFSHFYRKQKALEAAVRNSGKKHHEEVESISSRDRDSEALSETSLDRGSPDRRGLTPGAHPSP, from the exons ATGGTCAACAAGACCTTAAATTACTGGGGTCCCAGTTTTGAGGAGGACGTTATCAACATCAACGTGGGGGGTCTGAGGAGGCGGCTCAGCTCCAGCGCCCTCTCCAAGTTCCCTGACACCCGCCTCGGGCGCCTGCTCTCCTGCGACTCTGAGGAGtccatcctgcagctctgcGATGACTACGATGTGAGCGCCAGGGAGTTCTACTTTGACAGAAACCCCGGATTCTTCCTCTATGTCCTCCACTTCTACCAGACAGGCAAGCTGCATGTCATGGAGGAGCTGTGCGTCTTCTCCTTCTGCCAGGAGATTGAGTACTGGGGCATCAATGAATTCTTTCTGGACTCCTGCTGCAGTTACCGCTACCATGAGCGCAAGCTGGAGAGCCGGCACCACAACTGGGATGAGGAGAGTGAGGTCAGCAGTGTGGACACATCGCCTGATGAGATCTCTGACATCAACCATGACCTGCTGCGGTACAGCACACTGCGCTGTGGCAACGTGCGCAAGCGGCTCTGGCTCACCATGGAGAACCCTGGCTACTCCATCCCCAGCAAACTCTTCAGCTTCGTGTCCATCAGCGTGGTGCTGGTTTCCATAGCCACTATGTGCATCCACAGCATGCCCGAGTACCAGGAGGTGGATGAGAATGGCAATGTGCTCGATGAACCCATCCTGCACAAGCTGGAGTATTTCTGCATCTCCTGGTTCACCTTCGAAGTGTCTTCCCGtctcctgctctcccccagccccaggaagTTCTTCAAGCATCCACTGAACCTTATTGACATTGTCTCGGTGTTGCCCTTCTATTTCACCCTCTTGGTGGATGTGACCATGGGCAGTGACTCAGAGCTGGGCAACCTGGGCAAGGTTGTGCAGGTGTTTCGTCTCATGAGGATATTCAGAGTGCTGAAGCTGGCTCGGCACTCCACTGGACTGAGGTCACTGGGAGCCACCTTGAAG CACAGCTACCGGGAGGTGGGGATCCTGCTGCTCTACCTGGCCGTGGGGGTCTCTGTCTTCTCCGGAGTGGCCTACACTGCTGAGAAGGAGGAAGATGTTGGCTTTGACACCATCCCAGCATGCTGGTGGTGGGGCACAGTCAGCATGACCACCGTGGGCTACGGCGATGTGGTGCCCGTCACAGTGGCAGGGAAGCTGGCTGCCTCAGGCTGCATCCTGGGGGGCATCCTGGTCGTGGCACTGCCCATCACCATCATCTTCAACAAGTTCTCTCACTTCTACCGCAAGCAGAAGGCGCTGGAGGCGGCCGTGAGGAACAGTGGGAAGAAGCACCACGAGGAGGTGGAGAGCATCTCCAGCCGCGACCGAGACTCAGAGGCTCTGAGCGAGACCTCCCTGGACAGAGGCAGCCCTGACCGCCGTGGTCTGACCCCtggtgcccaccccagcccctaa